One window of Salegentibacter sp. Hel_I_6 genomic DNA carries:
- a CDS encoding GNAT family N-acetyltransferase, translating to MLDFREIDYQKDISEVVKLIKRGLDKGYTEEFFRWKHLKNPFGKSYGLMAIDNGKIIGLRMFMFWKFSNVNVNKNLIAIRPVDTVVDEDYRGKGLFKELTLRGLEECKGKYDLVFNTPNENSLPGYLKMGWEKVPENSFKLGLFNCFFYGGKTLELTQLPVSLISKSEGWQTFKSGSFLKWRYEDPKYKSASLKTAIVIYSINDLGFFKQIVVQELFGEVNDIRDIIKAVCKKHVTVFVYYYSNLQTKGLKPFYKQARKEAIVVARGDVNKVASNINFSLGDLEGKL from the coding sequence ATGTTAGATTTTCGAGAGATAGATTATCAAAAAGATATATCAGAAGTAGTGAAACTAATCAAGAGAGGACTTGATAAAGGTTATACTGAAGAGTTTTTTCGTTGGAAGCATTTGAAAAATCCTTTTGGAAAGTCATATGGTTTGATGGCCATTGATAATGGAAAGATCATAGGGCTAAGAATGTTTATGTTTTGGAAATTCAGTAATGTAAATGTAAATAAGAATCTAATAGCAATAAGACCCGTAGATACTGTTGTAGATGAAGACTATAGAGGAAAGGGTCTTTTTAAAGAGCTTACCCTTCGGGGTCTGGAGGAGTGTAAAGGAAAATATGATCTAGTTTTTAATACCCCGAACGAAAATAGTTTACCGGGTTATTTAAAAATGGGTTGGGAAAAAGTTCCCGAGAATAGTTTTAAACTAGGACTTTTTAATTGTTTTTTCTATGGGGGTAAAACTTTAGAATTAACACAATTGCCTGTAAGTTTAATTTCAAAATCAGAAGGATGGCAAACCTTTAAAAGTGGATCATTTTTAAAGTGGAGGTATGAAGATCCAAAATATAAATCAGCCAGTTTAAAAACAGCTATTGTAATTTACTCTATAAATGATCTTGGTTTTTTTAAACAAATTGTGGTCCAGGAGTTATTTGGAGAAGTGAATGATATACGAGATATAATAAAAGCTGTGTGCAAAAAGCACGTAACTGTCTTTGTTTATTATTACTCTAATCTTCAAACAAAAGGTTTAAAGCCATTTTATAAGCAGGCCAGGAAAGAAGCTATAGTAGTTGCCAGGGGTGATGTTAATAAAGTAGCAAGTAATATTAATTTCTCTTTGGGAGATTTGGAAGGTAAATTATAA
- a CDS encoding aldo/keto reductase, which yields MKGSEKLGLGTVQFGLPYGISNKNGQTSTTEVAKILATAKSYEIEVLDSASAYGNSEEVLGKEDLSSFKVISKFMPESNRKPIFKQLKKSLESLGLNFLYGYLAHRPMSLLEQPGQWEQLIKFQKERKIKKIGFSLNEPEELHKLLDKGYIPEIVQVPFNYFDNRFEDSLILLKKMNCEIHTRSTFLQGLFFIEPDKLSSYFNEIKSNLRELQSSHENLSASLLNFVLNKDFIDKVIVGVENTNQLRENIEGLNNAKDLPPNTDKVSNNILNPSLWKK from the coding sequence ATGAAGGGTAGTGAAAAACTAGGATTGGGAACTGTTCAATTCGGACTTCCTTATGGTATTTCAAATAAGAACGGGCAAACTTCAACAACTGAAGTTGCTAAAATTCTTGCGACTGCGAAATCTTATGAAATTGAGGTATTGGATTCGGCAAGTGCTTATGGCAATAGTGAAGAAGTCTTGGGAAAAGAAGATTTATCTTCATTTAAAGTAATTTCGAAGTTTATGCCAGAATCAAATAGAAAGCCTATTTTTAAACAACTGAAAAAGAGTTTAGAAAGTTTAGGCTTAAATTTTCTATATGGCTATCTTGCCCATAGACCAATGTCACTATTAGAACAACCTGGTCAATGGGAACAATTAATTAAGTTTCAGAAAGAAAGAAAAATAAAAAAAATAGGATTTTCGCTCAATGAACCAGAGGAATTACATAAACTATTAGATAAAGGTTATATACCAGAAATAGTTCAAGTTCCCTTTAATTATTTTGATAATAGATTTGAAGATTCACTTATTTTACTAAAAAAAATGAATTGTGAAATTCATACACGATCAACATTCTTACAAGGCCTATTCTTTATAGAACCAGATAAGCTTAGTTCTTATTTTAATGAGATTAAAAGTAATCTTAGGGAATTACAATCATCGCATGAAAATCTTTCTGCTTCATTGCTTAATTTCGTTTTAAATAAAGACTTTATAGATAAAGTAATTGTCGGTGTTGAAAACACTAATCAATTACGTGAAAACATTGAAGGTCTAAATAATGCAAAGGATTTACCTCCAAATACTGATAAAGTTTCAAATAACATTCTTAACCCTTCGCTTTGGAAAAAATAA
- the pseI gene encoding pseudaminic acid synthase has translation MKIEDYKIGTDSSVFIIAELSANHNGSLETALETVKAAKRAGADCIKLQTYTADTITIDSDKDDFKIKGTIWEGKNLYKLYQEAYTPWEWHKEIMEVAKNEGLLCFSSPFDKTAVDFLEDLEVPAYKIASFEITDIPLIEYVASKGKPVIISTGIAEKEDIELALDACHRMGNKDIVILKCTSSYPAPIEEANMIMIRDIAERYGVFSGLSDHTLGTTVPVVATAFGAKIIEKHFILNKSVGGPDASFSLDEKEFSEMVKAVREAEKAIGKVDYTLTEKQIKGKDFSRSLYVVDDIKAGEVITEENVKSIRPGFGMHPKYLKNFLGKKADRNWEKGDRFLD, from the coding sequence ATGAAAATAGAAGATTATAAAATTGGAACAGATTCATCAGTATTTATAATTGCTGAACTGTCTGCCAATCATAATGGAAGTTTAGAAACAGCATTAGAAACAGTTAAAGCCGCCAAAAGAGCGGGTGCAGATTGTATTAAACTGCAAACCTATACTGCAGATACTATTACCATTGATAGCGATAAGGACGATTTTAAAATAAAAGGAACTATCTGGGAGGGGAAGAATTTATATAAATTATATCAAGAGGCCTATACACCCTGGGAATGGCACAAAGAGATAATGGAAGTCGCCAAAAATGAAGGCTTATTATGTTTTTCATCACCTTTTGATAAAACAGCCGTAGATTTTCTGGAAGATTTGGAGGTACCGGCCTATAAAATTGCTTCTTTTGAAATTACAGATATTCCTTTAATAGAATATGTAGCATCAAAGGGGAAACCGGTTATTATTTCTACAGGAATTGCCGAAAAGGAAGATATAGAATTGGCTTTAGATGCCTGCCATCGTATGGGAAATAAGGATATTGTAATTTTAAAATGCACATCTTCCTATCCTGCTCCAATAGAAGAAGCTAATATGATTATGATAAGAGATATAGCCGAACGATATGGTGTGTTTTCAGGTTTGTCAGATCATACCTTGGGTACTACTGTGCCTGTTGTAGCCACCGCTTTTGGAGCAAAAATTATTGAAAAACATTTTATACTCAATAAAAGTGTAGGTGGTCCCGACGCCTCCTTTTCTTTGGATGAAAAAGAATTTTCTGAAATGGTTAAAGCTGTAAGAGAGGCAGAAAAAGCTATTGGAAAAGTTGATTATACTTTAACTGAAAAACAAATAAAAGGAAAAGATTTTAGCCGTTCTTTATATGTTGTAGATGACATTAAAGCCGGAGAAGTAATTACTGAAGAAAATGTGAAAAGTATACGTCCGGGATTTGGTATGCATCCCAAATATTTAAAGAATTTTTTAGGGAAAAAGGCAGATAGAAACTGGGAAAAAGGTGATCGGTTTTTAGATTAA
- a CDS encoding glycosyltransferase family 4 protein — protein MKILIIIDSLGSGGAERSTAVMADYLAEKNIAFTILCLEKKEIGVQQQLQEKAYDIKFIQSVGFYKQTREIATVIKKGKFCVVHSILFRSNLRTRFAKLFTRFIHLESLVNTTYSSARFNDKRVNAKVLSVYKKIDQITAKKFVDHFHSITHTVKDHYIEELGLDKKKFSVIYRGRQALLQDYTPELINKTPRLINVGRHEFQKGQLYLLEATKLLKEKGYRFTLDIYGREGKVTPELKSYIKQHKLEGLVNLRGFSHEVPKELLRSDIFVFPSLYEGLGGALIEAQSAALPIACNDIPVLREVVNENKNARLFDVENVESMVAAISYFLNDPNKQIEYGQKSLQNFKEKFLETENNERMLKLYKLLC, from the coding sequence ATGAAGATTTTAATAATAATAGATAGCCTGGGATCAGGCGGAGCTGAACGTTCTACTGCTGTGATGGCAGACTATTTAGCAGAAAAAAATATTGCTTTTACTATCCTTTGCCTTGAAAAAAAGGAAATTGGCGTACAGCAACAATTGCAGGAAAAGGCGTATGACATTAAGTTTATACAAAGTGTAGGTTTTTACAAGCAAACCAGGGAAATTGCGACTGTTATAAAAAAGGGAAAATTTTGTGTTGTGCACAGCATATTATTTCGAAGTAATTTAAGAACCCGTTTTGCTAAATTATTCACCAGATTTATTCATTTAGAAAGCCTAGTTAATACAACCTACTCATCTGCCCGGTTTAATGACAAAAGAGTCAACGCTAAAGTACTAAGTGTTTATAAAAAGATAGACCAAATCACGGCAAAGAAATTTGTAGATCACTTCCATAGTATTACTCATACTGTTAAAGATCATTATATCGAAGAACTGGGATTGGACAAAAAAAAATTTAGCGTGATATACCGTGGGCGCCAAGCTTTGCTTCAGGATTATACCCCTGAATTGATTAATAAAACTCCCAGGTTAATCAATGTAGGGAGACATGAATTTCAAAAAGGACAATTATATTTGTTGGAAGCGACAAAACTTTTAAAAGAGAAAGGATATCGTTTTACTCTTGATATTTATGGAAGAGAAGGGAAAGTAACACCTGAATTGAAATCATATATAAAACAACATAAACTGGAGGGTTTAGTTAATTTACGCGGCTTTAGCCATGAAGTACCCAAAGAACTTTTAAGGTCAGATATCTTTGTTTTTCCTTCCCTTTACGAAGGTCTTGGTGGCGCATTAATTGAGGCTCAGTCTGCCGCGTTGCCAATTGCCTGTAATGATATTCCTGTATTAAGAGAAGTGGTTAATGAAAATAAGAATGCTCGACTCTTTGATGTTGAGAATGTAGAAAGCATGGTCGCTGCTATTAGTTACTTCCTTAATGATCCTAACAAGCAAATAGAATACGGACAGAAAAGCCTTCAAAATTTTAAGGAAAAATTCCTTGAAACAGAAAACAATGAACGTATGCTGAAATTATATAAGCTATTATGTTAG
- a CDS encoding GNAT family N-acetyltransferase encodes MNKYKALKNQIFECGEFSIVPIRAQDRYDIMKWRNEQQYHLRQNEVLTKEKQDFYFNTIIAKLFEEDKPEQLLFSYLKDGKCIGYGGLVHINWIDRHAEVSYIMETSLEEEFFGFNWTKFLNLIEQVATELGLHKIFTYAFDLRPHLYSALESNNYRREALLKEHCFFEGQYIDVLIHSKIFERTSLRRINKKDIDITFQWVNDSNIRSFSFNRDKVERKNHNQWFYSKLNSTDCEYYILDFKGEPAGSIRFDIDAMNEAKINYLIDPKFTGRGLGTEILKKGITLLKDNKPNIKKVFGYVLESNRASVRIFEKLNFDFIEENGVELKYEKEIK; translated from the coding sequence ATGAATAAGTACAAAGCTCTAAAAAATCAAATTTTTGAGTGCGGTGAATTTTCTATAGTTCCAATCCGGGCACAAGATCGTTATGACATAATGAAATGGCGTAATGAGCAGCAATATCACTTACGTCAAAATGAAGTTTTAACAAAGGAAAAACAGGATTTCTATTTTAATACTATTATTGCAAAACTATTCGAGGAAGACAAACCAGAACAGCTTTTATTTTCATACTTAAAAGATGGTAAATGTATTGGTTATGGAGGTCTTGTACATATTAATTGGATAGATAGGCATGCAGAGGTGTCTTATATTATGGAAACCTCCCTGGAAGAAGAATTTTTTGGCTTCAATTGGACTAAATTCTTAAATTTAATTGAGCAGGTAGCGACGGAATTAGGTTTACATAAAATTTTCACTTATGCTTTTGACTTAAGGCCTCATTTATATTCAGCTTTGGAAAGTAATAATTACCGCAGGGAAGCACTTTTAAAAGAACATTGTTTTTTTGAAGGACAATATATAGATGTACTAATCCATTCTAAAATTTTTGAAAGGACTAGCTTGAGAAGAATCAACAAAAAAGATATAGATATAACCTTTCAATGGGTAAATGATTCTAATATTAGAAGCTTTTCGTTTAATAGAGATAAAGTGGAAAGGAAAAACCATAACCAGTGGTTTTATTCAAAACTGAATAGTACAGACTGCGAGTATTATATTTTAGACTTCAAGGGAGAACCAGCAGGTTCTATACGTTTTGATATTGATGCAATGAACGAGGCCAAAATAAATTATTTAATCGACCCAAAATTCACCGGTAGAGGATTAGGAACAGAGATTTTAAAGAAAGGTATTACTCTATTAAAAGACAATAAGCCAAATATAAAAAAAGTTTTTGGTTATGTATTAGAATCAAATAGAGCTTCTGTTCGAATTTTTGAAAAATTAAATTTCGATTTTATTGAAGAAAATGGAGTAGAATTGAAATACGAAAAAGAAATTAAATGA
- a CDS encoding SDR family oxidoreductase codes for MIYNFDLSKNTILVTGGYGYLGKAVTENLLFHKARVIVLGRNKEKFKETFKDNEFLGNTLSFHYCDVSETQSIKNAFLEISKNYSISVLINNAFYSSGQSPENMKDDDWENGIDGTLNSVFRAIREIIPYFKSNGGKIINVSSMYGLVAPEFSVYQNSPSSLNPPHYGAAKAGVIQLTKYYASYLGQYNINVNAVTPGPFPSESVQKDKDFIKALANKTCLGRIGKPDDLGGVFTFLSSDASNFITGQNFIVDGGWTSK; via the coding sequence ATGATTTATAATTTCGATCTTAGTAAAAATACAATATTGGTTACTGGTGGTTATGGATACCTTGGTAAAGCGGTTACTGAAAATCTTTTGTTTCATAAAGCTAGAGTAATTGTTTTGGGTAGAAATAAAGAAAAATTTAAAGAAACTTTTAAAGATAATGAGTTCCTCGGCAATACACTTTCATTTCATTACTGTGACGTTTCAGAAACGCAGAGTATAAAAAATGCTTTTCTAGAGATTTCAAAGAATTACTCTATATCAGTATTAATTAATAACGCCTTTTATTCTTCGGGGCAATCTCCAGAGAATATGAAAGATGATGATTGGGAAAATGGTATAGACGGGACATTGAATTCAGTATTTAGGGCTATTAGAGAGATTATTCCTTATTTTAAAAGTAATGGCGGGAAAATTATTAATGTATCTTCTATGTATGGATTAGTAGCACCAGAATTTTCGGTTTATCAGAACTCCCCCAGTTCATTAAATCCACCACATTATGGTGCGGCTAAGGCCGGAGTGATTCAATTAACTAAATATTATGCTTCCTATTTAGGACAATATAATATAAATGTAAATGCTGTAACACCGGGTCCTTTTCCTTCAGAGTCAGTGCAAAAAGACAAAGATTTTATTAAAGCGTTGGCTAATAAAACATGTTTAGGAAGAATAGGAAAGCCAGATGATTTAGGTGGAGTTTTTACCTTCTTGTCATCAGATGCTTCTAATTTTATAACTGGACAAAACTTTATTGTAGATGGCGGTTGGACTTCAAAATAA
- the pseC gene encoding UDP-4-amino-4,6-dideoxy-N-acetyl-beta-L-altrosamine transaminase: protein MNNPIPYGRQNITEEDIEVVVSTLKSDYLTQGPKIAEFEEAFANYVDSKFAVAVSNGTAALHLCALALNVKQGDKVITTPITFAASANCVRYCGGEVVFADIDPETYLLDINNVRKLLEAEPKGAYKGIIPVDFAGRAVDLEAFRNLADEYGLWIIEDSCHAPGGFFNDAKDDKQLCGNGKFADLAIFSFHPVKHIASGEGGMITTNNKDLYEKLLQLRTHGIVKDDSKYQNSVAFASGVNESLIPNPQLTDYPTWYMEMQELGYNYRITDFQAALGESQLKRANDGLKRRREIAETYFEAFKGKDYIKGQSGVIGGHAYHLYILEVEDRLGLYNYLRDQNIFAQIHYIPCHLMPYYRELGWKEGDLPNAEDYYRHCISLPMFPTLTNEEQDFVIDKVNSFYEG from the coding sequence ATGAACAATCCTATTCCATACGGAAGGCAAAATATCACAGAAGAAGATATTGAAGTGGTGGTGTCCACTTTAAAATCAGATTACCTTACACAGGGGCCTAAAATTGCTGAGTTTGAAGAAGCTTTCGCAAATTATGTTGATTCTAAATTCGCTGTTGCGGTTTCAAATGGCACTGCAGCACTCCATTTATGTGCTCTTGCATTAAATGTGAAACAAGGAGATAAGGTAATAACTACACCAATTACCTTTGCTGCGTCAGCCAATTGTGTACGTTATTGTGGAGGGGAAGTTGTATTTGCAGATATAGACCCGGAAACTTACCTTCTCGATATAAATAATGTGCGCAAACTTTTGGAAGCTGAACCTAAAGGGGCTTATAAGGGGATTATTCCTGTTGACTTTGCCGGAAGAGCGGTAGACCTGGAAGCTTTTAGAAACCTTGCCGATGAATACGGGCTTTGGATTATTGAAGATTCCTGCCATGCACCGGGAGGATTTTTTAATGATGCTAAAGACGATAAACAACTTTGTGGTAACGGAAAATTCGCCGATTTAGCTATTTTTTCCTTTCATCCGGTAAAACATATCGCCAGTGGAGAAGGTGGGATGATCACCACCAATAACAAAGACCTTTACGAGAAACTTCTGCAACTAAGAACTCATGGCATCGTAAAAGATGATAGTAAATACCAAAATTCAGTTGCATTTGCTTCAGGTGTAAACGAATCCCTAATCCCTAATCCCCAATTAACCGATTACCCAACCTGGTATATGGAAATGCAGGAATTAGGTTATAATTATAGGATAACAGATTTCCAGGCAGCGTTAGGTGAAAGCCAATTAAAAAGAGCCAATGACGGCTTAAAACGTCGTCGGGAAATAGCAGAAACGTATTTTGAAGCTTTTAAGGGAAAAGATTACATAAAAGGCCAATCTGGAGTGATTGGTGGTCACGCTTATCATTTATATATTCTCGAAGTAGAAGACCGTTTAGGATTATACAATTATTTACGAGATCAAAACATTTTTGCACAAATTCATTATATCCCCTGTCATTTAATGCCTTATTATCGAGAGTTGGGTTGGAAAGAAGGAGATTTGCCCAATGCGGAAGATTATTACAGACATTGTATAAGTTTGCCAATGTTTCCAACATTAACTAATGAAGAACAGGATTTTGTGATTGATAAAGTAAATTCATTTTATGAAGGGTAG
- a CDS encoding lipopolysaccharide biosynthesis protein yields MSNLKSQAILGLVWTFIQQFGNQLISFVVSIILARLLLPAEFGLIGMIAVFIHIGDALLKSGLSQSLIRNTNNEQDDYATVFYYNLIASIILYFIAYFASPFIADFYEEPLLSPLVQVYCLVFIISAFTAVQQTRMTIEMDFKKQTIISIPSVVIGGITGIVLALKGFGVWSLVWNQLVTAFVRSLQFWIYSDWQPTWEFNKAKFKDHFSFGYKITLSTLIQRIFANLYILVIGKFFTAAQVGFYTRADTMKNLPVTNLTTALSKVTYPLFSKIQNDEEKLKRAYQKVIMMVIFIIAPLMLILGVLAEPIFRFLFTEKWLPAVPYFQILCISGIFYPLHIYNSNVFMVKGRSDLFLKLTTIKQGLLVLGIIAGISFGVKGLLWSQVIVSIVSFYIIGHYTGKMISYSAWKQTLDILPMLGVSIIVAVAMYFLDSFVKETSDVVRIMTGTTISVLLYLGLSYLFKFKSLLDLKDLLPVRKRK; encoded by the coding sequence ATGTCTAATTTAAAATCGCAAGCAATACTTGGTTTAGTTTGGACTTTTATTCAACAATTTGGTAATCAACTTATAAGTTTTGTGGTTTCCATTATTCTTGCTCGATTGTTGTTGCCTGCAGAATTTGGTCTAATTGGGATGATTGCGGTTTTTATTCATATTGGAGATGCGCTGTTAAAGTCTGGACTTAGTCAATCATTAATTAGAAATACCAATAACGAACAAGACGATTATGCTACTGTGTTTTATTATAATCTTATTGCAAGTATTATTCTCTACTTTATTGCCTATTTTGCATCACCGTTTATCGCCGACTTCTATGAAGAACCGCTTTTATCACCTTTGGTCCAGGTGTACTGTTTGGTGTTTATAATTTCTGCTTTTACCGCAGTGCAACAAACCAGGATGACCATTGAAATGGATTTTAAAAAACAAACCATTATCTCAATCCCTTCTGTGGTTATTGGAGGTATAACTGGAATTGTGTTGGCATTGAAGGGTTTCGGCGTATGGAGCTTGGTTTGGAATCAATTAGTTACAGCTTTTGTAAGGAGTTTACAGTTTTGGATTTATTCAGATTGGCAACCTACGTGGGAGTTTAATAAAGCAAAGTTTAAAGATCATTTTAGTTTTGGATATAAAATAACCCTATCCACGCTCATCCAGCGAATATTCGCAAATTTATATATTTTGGTAATTGGTAAATTTTTCACTGCTGCACAAGTTGGGTTTTACACACGTGCCGATACCATGAAAAATTTACCCGTAACCAACCTAACTACGGCATTGTCTAAGGTTACTTATCCACTGTTTTCAAAAATTCAAAACGATGAGGAAAAGTTAAAAAGAGCTTATCAAAAAGTTATTATGATGGTGATATTTATTATCGCTCCCCTAATGTTAATTCTTGGGGTATTGGCAGAACCAATCTTTCGATTTCTATTTACCGAAAAATGGCTTCCGGCAGTTCCATATTTTCAAATATTATGCATCTCAGGTATATTCTATCCTTTGCATATCTATAATTCCAATGTATTTATGGTAAAAGGGAGAAGCGATCTTTTTTTGAAGCTGACTACTATAAAACAAGGGTTATTAGTATTAGGTATAATCGCAGGCATATCTTTTGGCGTCAAGGGGTTATTATGGTCACAAGTAATTGTATCCATAGTTTCATTCTATATTATTGGTCATTATACAGGTAAGATGATTAGTTATTCAGCTTGGAAACAAACTTTAGATATTTTACCTATGCTTGGAGTCTCCATAATCGTTGCCGTGGCAATGTATTTTTTGGATTCTTTTGTAAAAGAAACTTCCGATGTTGTAAGGATTATGACCGGCACTACAATCAGCGTACTTCTTTATTTAGGCTTAAGTTATTTATTTAAATTTAAATCGCTGCTAGATTTAAAAGATTTATTGCCAGTGAGAAAGAGAAAATAA
- a CDS encoding cytidylyltransferase domain-containing protein, whose product MAVGLQNKKIVFIIQARMGSTRLPGKILMPLPLGSDKCLLNWITDSLKTSGFNHSIFIATSLSSKNDLLKKFCSKNDIECYRGSEENVLSRFIDIANTNEFDLVVRFTGDNPFIDVNLLDKSIAYHLEEQADYTTTGGLPLGMNFEIIDAKAFVGLDKKHLSTSEKEHVTMHFRESGDYKTNTFYPIKEDLSSLRLTVDYPSDYLLVSAIFSIAEKRNVNPDIHLIKYCLKEYAWIFETNQDNIQKNASKTIEQEIAKAKPILNKYGFKKLIAVIEKNE is encoded by the coding sequence ATGGCGGTTGGACTTCAAAATAAAAAAATTGTTTTCATAATTCAGGCTCGTATGGGATCTACTCGTTTACCTGGGAAGATTTTGATGCCCTTACCGCTTGGATCGGATAAGTGCTTATTAAATTGGATTACCGATAGTTTAAAAACTTCAGGTTTTAACCACAGTATTTTTATTGCGACTTCATTGAGTTCCAAGAATGATCTTCTGAAAAAATTTTGCAGTAAGAATGATATTGAGTGTTATAGAGGAAGCGAAGAGAATGTTCTTAGTAGATTTATAGATATAGCTAATACTAATGAATTTGATCTTGTGGTGCGCTTTACGGGAGATAACCCATTTATTGATGTGAATTTACTTGATAAAAGCATTGCATATCATCTTGAAGAACAAGCAGACTATACGACAACTGGTGGTTTACCTTTGGGTATGAATTTTGAAATAATTGATGCGAAAGCTTTTGTGGGATTAGATAAAAAGCATCTTTCTACTTCAGAAAAGGAACATGTTACAATGCATTTTAGAGAATCTGGAGATTATAAAACGAACACTTTTTATCCTATTAAAGAAGATTTGAGTAGCTTAAGACTTACTGTGGACTATCCTTCAGACTACCTTTTAGTATCAGCTATTTTTTCAATCGCTGAAAAAAGAAATGTCAATCCAGACATTCATCTAATTAAATATTGTTTGAAAGAATATGCATGGATTTTTGAAACTAATCAAGATAACATCCAAAAAAATGCTTCTAAAACCATTGAGCAAGAAATAGCAAAAGCAAAACCTATACTTAATAAATATGGTTTTAAGAAATTAATAGCAGTTATTGAGAAAAATGAATAA
- a CDS encoding polysaccharide deacetylase family protein, translating into MNNKSLHVLAYHTVRDSTNFEIHLSYLKKNYSVISVDQLLEWYKSNIKLPKKPMLITFDDGDLSVYQNALPLLKKYSLPAILFIVTNLINTEKPFWWDEIEYYLGKEEGNKKVWEVKTWPNSKREAFLEELRNNSSKPLLKYKQLTTAQLKEMQGADIMIANHSHTHPMFDQCTQEELESEIKSSIEILKDLGFTPDVFAYPNGNYSPDAENVLKKYGADKAYLFDHKINKKEINHLRISRLVVNDTTPLWKFKLILSGWHTRILPFTRFAGKLKAILKK; encoded by the coding sequence TTGAATAATAAATCTTTACACGTTTTAGCATATCACACTGTACGTGATAGCACTAATTTTGAGATACATCTTTCTTATCTTAAAAAAAATTATTCTGTGATTTCTGTTGATCAATTACTTGAATGGTATAAAAGCAATATAAAGCTTCCCAAAAAGCCAATGCTTATTACTTTTGATGATGGTGATTTAAGTGTTTATCAAAATGCTTTGCCGCTATTAAAAAAATATAGTCTTCCTGCCATTCTGTTTATTGTTACTAACTTAATAAATACCGAAAAACCTTTTTGGTGGGATGAAATTGAATATTATTTGGGTAAGGAAGAGGGTAATAAAAAAGTTTGGGAAGTAAAAACCTGGCCTAATAGTAAACGGGAAGCTTTTTTAGAGGAACTACGAAATAATTCTTCTAAACCACTTTTAAAATATAAGCAACTCACTACAGCCCAACTTAAGGAAATGCAGGGGGCTGATATTATGATAGCTAATCATTCACATACCCATCCCATGTTTGATCAATGTACTCAGGAAGAACTCGAATCCGAAATAAAAAGTTCTATTGAAATACTCAAAGATTTAGGATTTACTCCTGATGTTTTTGCATATCCTAATGGAAATTATTCCCCTGATGCTGAGAATGTATTAAAAAAATATGGGGCTGATAAAGCTTATTTATTTGATCATAAAATTAATAAAAAAGAAATAAATCATCTTAGGATATCCCGCTTAGTTGTCAATGATACTACTCCTTTATGGAAGTTTAAATTAATTTTGAGCGGCTGGCATACACGCATTTTACCATTTACCCGCTTTGCTGGGAAATTAAAAGCAATACTTAAGAAATGA